In the Drosophila virilis strain 15010-1051.87 chromosome 4, Dvir_AGI_RSII-ME, whole genome shotgun sequence genome, TCTCTTTGGGCTCCTAAAAGTGTAAATTAACAGatatattagatatatatatatatatatatatatatatatatgtatataagggGCATTCGCTTACCTTGTTGCTGGCGCCACGTTTGCTGCGCTTGTGATGTTTCCGATCGTTGAACATGCGACggaaattcatttgcattttataattgACCTAAAATTAAACACACAAAGACATATGTTTTCAATACAATATTGTTTAATTTCCATAGTATTGAGGTGCTCTCAGAGATTTGTCAATGTGTTCGACTCACCTGTGTGGACAAATCTCTGTCATCTACTGCGTGTCGGCTATAACTAAGACGACGGTGCTGTAAGGAATATTACGAAAGCACATTAAATGCCATATTATAAATggtgtttgttttctttttttttttttaaatttatttgacaaGTTATACGATTAATTGTAAATTTGCTGCTAACtagcataaacaacaattgattAGGTGAATAAAGACGTCTCACAACATTTGTACAGCTTACATATACATTAAGATAATATGCTCTGAATATGattgaatatatttcaatttatagaTTGTTATTAAAGGGCGTGCTTGTGGGCACAGCAAATGGAGGTGCACTTCGGCCTGGCCGCAGCGAGAATACTCTTTCcaaaatataaagaatatatagcatatatatagaatatatccaatattcattttttgttggtttttaagTAATAACACACAaagttatttaacaattagATAAACTGAACAGTTTTGCTAaatttgaaccggcgacttCTCGCTAGTTGACTCGAGGCGCAAAAAAAACGGATGCATTTCGATTTTTTCTCCCACAACAAACTTGTATTTTGAAAAGAGTATATTTTTGGATAAGGGATTTAAATTGCAACACAACATTTaggtatatacaaatatatatataaatataagtatattcttgTTGGTAAAAAGTGTGTGCTTTACAGGATCTAGCAAAAGAAGAAGATTAGTAAAGTAAATTGTTagaaacaaaattcaaataaatgtaaCAAGCAAACccgaaaaaaaattgatatatgtgcgcatttcaaaatgttttttgctGTGCTGCAAACGAGTTTAATTGGATGTTAAGTGTTGAACCTGATATAATTGTGATGTTTCGCAATTTTAGATCAAATCGCCAACTACTCTAATACATTTATAATGGAAGATGAACCTACGGTTCCACAATATGTTCAATATTATGGAAATTATAAGagcttacaattttttttagaaatattttgaatatttgtaaGTCAAGTCTTgagttttaatatatatttgtctaGCCTGCAAAAACTACTTTGAAATACTTTTAAGAAATAAAGAATAGTACCCaaacaattataatttgcTATTAAAGCATTGTTAAAGTATTAATAGTTATAGATTAAACAACGCTATTCTGGAaaattcacatatatatattgtatatctCCCTAATAGAAACATGTTCTGTGCTTGTTTGATGTACAATGAATGGAAATGTttttgaaaaactaataaaaatgaatttgagttCTGAGTTTAAGTTCttatcaaattgaatttaagtaTACATAGATTTATTTGAGAGTTGTTAGCCATTTAGAAAAAAGTTGATTATCAATacgatttgtttgttttatagaCACCAATTATACATTAAGATATTGACTAGAAACTGTAACTGTTAATTAATTAGTATAATTAATGTTATTAATTATATGCATTACAAAAATGTCTTGCAGTCATTAGTACAGACACACAAAAACGTGTAACATATACAGAAACAAATGTTtatcattttaattgattattaattaattttatttttttttgtaataaaagaaagaataaaatgaaaattaaagaaattctTAAATCAGTTGAACCAATTTATTCGTACCATTTGTATGGAAGCCTTTCGTTAcgaaatatttgaatattttgtacAGTTtcgtaaaatattttcaaagcaCACAAAAATTTGAAGTAGTTTTCGagatattttgtattattatatttttgacgTTGACGAGAAGTTAAAGTTGAAGTTGAGTTCGTAACAACGGGAAGAAATCAAAGAAACGattaattacaaatatatctaattatatagatatagtcagcatatatatgtatatatagagagagtgagtaagagatatatatataaagagagagaaggagagagagagagagagagaagcgtGTCTCAAAACGAAATGCCCAAAAAGGAAACTAAGGTGGAAagcataaaatacaaatacgacTACGAGGCGTCAAGTATTTTCGGTGATATGGATTGGAATtgtgatatatatatcatataggtacTCAAAAACTTgggccgtgtgtgtgtgtgtaagaatATGCTATAAGATATATAGTAGTTGTAGTAGTTAAAACTGTCACTGCTATATTATagaaaaccaaaccaaaatcGATTATTATGCTGAAGGTGCTCAACTCGATTGCGAGCTGCATACGTACCCTTCTATATGGCTTTAGTTCTTCGGCCAGCAGATGGTGTATCTTGGCATCTGTCAAATCCTTTTTGGATGGATTATAGTCCAGTTCGGCCATGTCCAAGTTGTGGGAGCACGAGTTGTCCAGATTTGTCAGGCTGGGACTATTTGAATGGAGCAGACACatggaaattaattaaacgaaaatatattcctatatatatatagagatactACCAAGTTTTAAACAAAGATACAGATAAACGAATTTTAGATATGCAAAagttctttaaatatatatatatatatatataaagtgtaGAAGAGAGAAGTATTTTTGGAGTGTAGAAATTGGGGGCCAATCCGgtaattatgttaatttttgtgcTAAATTtttcatgccaaaaaaaaattactacAACATTTCGTTTTAAATTTCTTGCATACATGCATTGTACGGctattgttatcgattattaattatcgattatcgattatcCAAAATTCGTTTACCAGGTGGTGTATATGGTTGGCGGTGCCCACCTGCCGCCAATATAATTATTGGTATAATTCCTAAACAATGCACTCATCGACTCGGTGCCCGTCATCTGGCCAATTGTCGACGGATTACGACGCATCACCTCCATGGCATCCCGCATGGTCAGCTTGGAGTAGGTCTCAATAATTTTGGGTTCGGCGCCCTGTAAAGCATAGAGAGAAGCATTGGGAGGGGAAGAAGTTAAGTATACTCAGCTTAAAAGTAAGATGGAATTCTGATACCTACCTTTAGATCTCTGATCAGCAGGGGGCGTATGAAGCGATTGTCGAAACGCTTGAACTTATCACGCACATTGTAGTTGCCCGTCTTGCCCACAATATCCTCAATGCCAGCCATCAAGTGATCCATAAACTAAAAGGATTCAAATGAGAAAATCATTGTATAAATAAGCAGGACTGATAACTGCCTGTTAAAGTTCATGTTAATTCATTTTCAGTAAGAGGTGCATTAGAATGTGAATTTATATCAGCTAAGATCTACAGAATCTATTAGCTTTTATCTtccttgtaaatatttaacatacaGATTAAGTTACAAAATTCCTTAAAGTGATTCTGAATATTGTCAGCTAAGATCTATTAAATTTATTCTGAGCTTTAAGAATGAGTTTTTAACTTACACGCTCGTGAATTCGCTCGTTCATGCTGGGCTTCCGCTTGTTGGCTCGCTTCACGTTAAGAATCTTGACAAGTGGCTTTATGGTGATGCCTTGCACAAACACCGTAAAGTAGATCACAGCTATGGTTGTGGTCACATACATATTCTTATGCTTGACCACATTCTCATCGACGAGCAGGACGAGGGCAAAGGCAACGGCGCCCCGCAAGCCACCGTACGACATGACAAACTGATCCACTCGCGACAATTTGTGCAGTCGAAAGCGATTGGCAATGGCCGACAGCAGAATGACACCTGTACAGGTTGCAGTAAAGAACAGTCAAACATTCAAATGTGGAGCTAGATCGAATATACCCACCGATAACACGAAATATGGAGCAGAAGGCAATGGTTAGGATCACAAACCACGTATTCCATACGTGCATATTGTTGACGGTGGCCACGCCTAGGAACATAAATATAATCGTCTCCGCCGAACTGGATAACATTTTCAACGCATATTTAACAGTTGTATGCGACTTTTGCGATATATTCGACTCCACATAGTTCTTCATCGTAATGCCGCAGAAAGTAATGCTGGAGATAGGCAAGAAATAGAAGGACAAATATTTGGTTATGATAATGTTGCTATTTGTTGCCACAGATCATACTCACGCCAGAATGCCGCTCATGTGAAAGATTTCAGCATTTAGATATGCCAGATAGGccataacaaaaataaatatgggCTCTATGACACGCACATGATCCGTAAAACGTGTTAGCAGACCCGTCAGGAAGCCCCAAATAATGcctgtaatatatataaaatatttataatcaaaaatatgaaactgAAAGTGTTCAACAAAGAGTCCCTGGTTCAATGCCCCGCAAAAATCTTATTAAATCAAACGTTGTTTtcgttacatttttttttgtttaatataaatttatattaattaagagAATCTGAACAGACGTTGTAATTAAATAATCACAACACATTTCTGAATGCgtcaaataaatcaatttgacataTAGGAAACTGACTCATCTGACCGCAAAAGCATTTATTATGGACTATATCTtcttatttgatttatgtatattatgcATTGTTGCtttatatagattatatatgGCACTTACCTATGGCAGTTCCGCCCAGGGCCACAACGAAAAACGAGCCCACGCCGCTGGCAATGTCCTGCGCCATAATGTTGGGCAATCCGATCTCATTATAGACCTCCATCATGTGATACATGACAACCTGCAAGCATGCAACAGGCAATTAGTAATTGCACCTCGATTAACACTCAATCAAGCCACAAGCCGCATGATTTGATGGGCTTGTGAAACTTCCTGCGAATTAcccaatgaaaaaaaaaaacaaagtagtTGTACTTACCGTGACGGCATCGTTGAGCAGGGACTCGCCAAAGACGACAATGTAGAGGATCTCGTTGACGTGTATTTCCTCGAATACGGCAAGCACAGCCACCGGGTCGACGGCGGATATTAGCGAGGCAAACAGAAAGACGTCCAACAACTTGGGCGTCTCATCGCCAAAGACGCCGCACAGCCCACACGCGTAAAGGGAGCCACCTGCAATGCAAGGAGTCGATAAATCTCAACATTCTgcttttcaattaattgcGCTGTCAATTGCAGCGGGCTTGTTCACAGTTAATTGCACTAACTTGCTTAAAGgcgttttaattgcatttgctcAAATGAAGTGTCTTAATTGATTTTCAAGTTTTAAATATCTTCTATGGCGAAATTACTTAAATTCATTAATATTTCAGAGCAAGGAAGGCTTTGGTAGAGGACAAAAtaagataaattaaattaaatcttaaatattgtcaagtttaaaaaaatattaatgaacAAATTATTTGTAGCATAACTAGTTCTTGGAATAAAATGGTGCGCTGCAGTTTTGGGTGAGGCTTTTCTTTATAAAACTTATCCCATTTATGTACAATTTAAGTTCCAGGCTAGTAGTAGTATAATTAGTAGTATTGATAGTTTAAGTAGtaatagtagtagtagtattTCCAGTAGAAGTAGTAGtggtagtagtagtagtagtagtagcaGTAGTAGTAGtggtagtagtagtagtagtagtagtagtagaagtagtagtagtagtagcaGTAGAAGTAGTAATGGTAGTAGTAGTGGAAGAAGTAGTAGTAGTAGAAGTAGGAGTAAAAGTGGTAGTAGTACtggtagtagtagtagtagaaGTAGGAAAAGAAGTGGTAGAAATATAAGTATTACTAAATGTGCTAAATACAGTACTATGAGTCTAACTGGTTATACAATTAGTAGTAGTAGTGGGaatagtagtagtagtaaCAGCATTAAAAGTAGTAGACGTgatagtagtagtagtagaaGAATGCTAACTGTACTGTGAACTATACACCTTAACAGACACAACATTCCAAGCCGGCGTTTCAATTCGATTGTAGCCTAACCTAAATTAAAGCAAGTCTTGAAATAAAAATCCAGTTCGCCTCTGAGGTTTACTTTCCCATTATTCAAggccacataaataaatgtaactcatttgtaattataataatattgctTTGAACTAGAACTGAGACTATTTTTATGccttcatacatatatatgccaatCTGAAAagttacataaataaacatataaatcGCATTCGTTATTATATCTGaaattaatgaaataatttttaagcCCAGGTCTGAATTAATAATTTGCCAAACACAAATTTAagcagttgtgtgtgtgctttgaaATTGACTTTCCCAACTTTTGACAAACATTAGCTGTAATAAAAAATCTCTTAGATCTGTagatatttgtttgtttttcataaaaatcacgttagattgtttttatttctaacAGATGTGCGCCAACCAAGCGTAATGCCTCGTGCCTTCATCATTAGAGGAAGCCCCAACCCCACCAATTCCATTCCAATAGATGTATATCCCCATATATCCACATCAATCGCATGTTGTGttacattttgtataaatcaCGTCTAAGCGGTCATCTACAACTGTCTTCCCTCGCCGCTTGGCCCCTGCTGCTCTCCAGGCGCTTGTTACCCTGCCCTTGGACAACATTGTTCGTTGTTCGCGTGCCACAAATTTTGATGTGTTTAACAAGCGCGTCGCCATTGTAATCAGTCCTAAGTAATGCTacagatatatgtatttccagtaaatttgtttactttgtcAGCGTGCGAAAAACACAATTGAAATGTCGTCAGTTTGGGGGGGAGCGAAATGCATTAACATAATATATGACTCGAGCTTAGTAACtattttcaaacatttattGTGAACACGAGAATGTGATGTCTGTTATATATGTAAGGACGAGTCATGTTCAAGGGTAGTAAGGTCTTGAAAAggatttaataataaataaaatgtatatattttaaattgatgCTCTAATGGCTGAAGTAAACGGGACTGTTCATATTGAAAAAAGGCCTTAGCCTTAATAGTAATAGTTTTATAGGGGGTTTTCACTgctcatttgatattattattattatagagAAGGCATTAAAATGAGTTTAGAAGAGTGGgctgtttttattataaagaTGAAATAATTCGTATTCTTCTCAAGATTAAATTCAATCCTAATTTTGTTTAGAACTTTGAATAAGAAATCAGAGCTCTGTTGGGATGCCCAATAAGATATTCGGTATATTCCAAATATAGAATCCGTTTATAATTCCTAAAAGGTTCAAGCTAGAACTGAAAtaatgttgttgatgctgataaaaatTCAGTACTACTCTTAAGCTTAGGCGCATAAAACTAGCAGACTGTGAAAAGTTAAAGAATCCCCCGATAAAGCTGTTTACTTCATTTTAAGGTCTATTGACATTGGGGAAACTGCGCTGTCATTGGGCCACTTGATGGATGAGTGCGAACCACACGAGCATCAAGTTTTGCCCCACTTTGGCTTCTACTCTTCGTTTGGGCCATGTTCCGCTCGTTGGCGACGTGTGCGATGACGCACCattaaaataatcaatttaatgGAATACTCACCAATTGTGGCCACATTGAAGATGGTGCCAACCACGGCCATCAGCAGGATGGTGCCCAGATTATCGAAGAACATGCGATTCGGCATAAAGTAGCCCGCGTCCAATATTATCGGCGGCAGCATGTAAAAGAAGAACGTGTTCGGTGTCAGCGGCGAGACGGCAACATCTGTGCAGAAATAGAGAACAACGCCtatggccacgcccacaacgaTAAGTAGACAGGATTCCGGAAATATCAGATGCAATTTGGGCGTCATGTGAAAACCTgtgaaatgcaaaaaatttaaattaagcaaaacaaaacatacaaaaaccaACACACAATAGccacaaatttgcatatgtatctatgtgGGCGTCATGGGGCGTGGCGGACAAATACATTTACTAAAATTGCACAAAaggtttgttttttcttttcatatttGCCGAGTGCCTATAAAAACCGACACGAGAAAAACAATTTCCATTCCAACAATGGCACATTTACATGAAAATGTGAATATGCTCTCCGCACCGCCAGACACCCTTCCCCAATGGAGCTGCTCAACGATTATGGCTGATTCTTGTATTTGGGTCAATTCCTTTAATGGGGCCAAATATGGgtatacacaaataaaacACTCTATGCTGAGACACGACACTTTAGAAATATATACGATAATGTGTgctaaattgtttttgaaactacatttttattgactcGCGACGAAAGTTCTTAATATATATCTCCTATAAAGTGGATTTTTGGGAGAAGCTTTacgtttgcatatatatgtatgccttATTGTACCTGCAAGCgtgcatgttttttttttggtatatatgcaaacatgcTTGCATGCGTACATGTATGAATACATGCCCAGACACCTACAGGCACACACAcctatatgcatgcatgtgtacatacaaacacatatatacatgcatgcagacatatgtatatgtttgtgtgcatgccagcatattcatataaatgcttgtatatatatgtatgcatgttggTTTCTATTATgtagacatacatacatacatacaaacacatgtACAGcattgcatacaaaaaaaaccgacaaaaatataaaaaaaaaacactactCTACCAGCTAAGCATGAAAAACTGCAGAGCCTAattgaattcttgagaatcgaggagaaGAGCACTCGgtagaaattaattttatttcaatttgcagaACAGCGACAAATACGTTTGGTCTGCGTTtggtattaaaaaacaaacatgcatgcatacatatatacagtaacacacacacgccaacatacacccacacacacacacaaacacactcatatataatacttatatgCGTACAAAATActtgtattattatatattttgtttcataTGAGCTCACGattataaaatttgtatagaatcctaactttatttattgctatgtagtttatttatgtattccatatatatatttccatatataaatatatattaaaagaatATAATCATAATTATTATAGTTAATCTTTGAAAATCTAAAACTAAATAGAGGAAATTAAATACGAATCAGAATTGAATTCAAAATCGATGAGCAAAATGTTcataattatgaaaattggttgacaaTGGAAGTTAACAGAGAGCACATAATCTACAAAGCTATCAATGCTAGCAAAATGTTTGCACAGCTGAAAAAAGTGGCCCCGATAATTATGTAAGTAAGTAAGTAAGCTCACTTGGGGCAGttgacagacagagagagagagagagagagagagagagagagagagagagagagagagagagagagagagtagggGGTTCCTTTGCAATGAACCAATAAGTGAAGCAGTTGGCCTTCAGCAAATGGATTTTTGTGCAAGCCAAGCCACGAGCCGGCTAAAAGAGCGGGCCAACAAGATAGCAAAGTCAAGagttgagaaaaaaaaagagcaggTGCCAGTCAAAATCGAGATTGCAGCCAAATCGTTTATGCAATCTGGCAAATTGTTGCGCCCGGGGGTTTGGGCCTTGCTTTCTCGGGGGTGGTGGCTGCTGCTTTTTAGGGGCCAGTGTCAAGGCTTTTGGGCGCTTGTTGCGCCACTTGGCTGACTCTTATGCAATACCCTTCAGCTGCACACCTAAGCACACACccaggcacacacagacaggaCGCACAATCAGCAAAAGTCAAcgttatataaacatattgatTTTGCCCGCCTGGCAACCGGCGAACCGACGGAAGCCCAGGCAAATaagtaacaaataaataaataaaatatgtaaaaaacgAATGCATATGCTTTACATAtattgacatatatatatacgcaccGATTTTGGCTATGCTCGCCGAAAGTATCCAAATGCCAATTATGAACGGCGTCTTGACCCGCGCAAAGTCCACCTGGGAGAGCGGATAACGTTCCGTGTGATGATGTGCCTCGTCCGTCTCATCGTCGAGCGACACATCGAACAAATCCTTCTCAATCTTCGCATCACCCGTCAGCGGTTCGGCTTTGGGCAGAGCCGGAGAAGCAGCTGTTGATGCTGGTGCCGCTGTCGTCTGAGGCAGCTGAAGTAAGATTTTGGAAAagatttgtattgttttgtatTGTATCTAAGCAACCCCTTCCGCTAACATGGCAAATATTTCCagctacatttattttttaaataatccCCCAACTATCCGCAACTATTTAGGATAGATAACCTTTTAACTTCAATTCTCTGTGCTATTTCACTATCTTAACTGCCTCATAGAGAAAGCCTGCTCCAATTACAGTCATAGtaaatattacatatatcTTTTCTGCCAACTGTCTAAACACTTTGTCTGATGGATGTGCGATTCAGTCAACAGTTGGCGTCAGCTGAAACTTTTGGTAATAACTCATGACAAGCGACATTTCTAACTTTTGTTGAGCTTCTGGCCTGGTCAATTACCATAATTAGAGGCAATTTTGCTTGCTGTGTTCGAATCGAAATGGCTAAAACTTAACGACAGTTGAATGCCAGTCCGAGCCCTGACATTTCCTGGGGGCACAAAACCAGTGTTGTCAAGTTTTGAGTTGCAAAAAATACTCTAATCAAAAAAATGCTTCAAACAGCTAATCCAAGAAAGCCTTTTTGTACCTCTTAACGGAATAAATAATCACGTATTTTATAACACTGcttattttgaaataattcGCACACAATAGTGTTGGAAAACGCTGCCATTTTTAGCTTAGGAACAACAACCTCAAGTTATGCAaggatttatttttgtattatataagAAAAGGAAATTgtaataaaatgataaaatatAGTGTTGAAAAACGCTGCAGTTATTTACAGCTTAGGAATGGAAGGCTCATGAAGCAAATACCAAGAAATTTGTACAATAGTGTTGAAAAACGTGATAATCTCCAACAGTTTAAGAATGGAAGACTCAATAGCTAGCTACTCATAGATAGCtgagaaataataatatttttgtttagccAGAAACtattttgcatgcattttaCTCAATTTAAGAAAAGTAAATTATGAAGAAGTGAatcgcaaacaattttaattccGGTGTTGAAAAACGCTGCATACTTTGCGAGCTTAGTAAAGGAAAACTAAATACTTGGTTAGGTATTTTTAATCCACTAAGAACAAGAATGCAATTAGTTGAAAAGCACTTTGTAGGGATAAAGGAAAATAGGCAATAGCTCGCATTCGgctcttaaataataaaaattaaaaaatgcgTGGAAACTTGCGTCGAGCTGCCTCTATAAATGtgtagtatatatgtatgtttatatatttgtatgtaatatatgtatgtttccCACACTATCTATGGGAATCGCATTCCAGACTATCTTCGGttcttatagtccgatctgtatgaaattttcagggcTTCAACTTGGCAATCTACAATTGTACAAATACTTATACTCAACAATATACATAAATCGCTTTGGCGTTATCCAAAACAACttgcaaatattgttttattaaacaaaaatgtagagagagagaagggcGGAAATGAGAGCTCGTCTGCCATTGATGAGCTGATCGTAATTACATTTTCAGCTCCTACTTATCTAATTTTTCAGCTATTCTTAAAAAACCCACAGAAGAATATCGTAATTAAATTTCCATACTTACGTTTAGCTGCGTGACGGCATCCGCTGGCTTGGCGCTGGAGgcggaactggagctggagctggagctgctgctggaggcgCTAACATTGGGACGTGCCTCGATGctggtcagcaaaatgcaaatgccgcacagcagcagcaacagttgccgctgccagcTGC is a window encoding:
- the Nhe2 gene encoding sodium/hydrogen exchanger 5 isoform X11; translation: MSMVSRTEKDYDSATPALQQQMNLARRACWSSCPTRPSSSSSPSSLNAIEIQLPVATACQPAKPMTPNQSVLRLPPAPPRTTTTTTQSPPSKRPRFSPGGSWQRQLLLLLCGICILLTSIEARPNVSASSSSSSSSSSSASSAKPADAVTQLNLPQTTAAPASTAASPALPKAEPLTGDAKIEKDLFDVSLDDETDEAHHHTERYPLSQVDFARVKTPFIIGIWILSASIAKIGFHMTPKLHLIFPESCLLIVVGVAIGVVLYFCTDVAVSPLTPNTFFFYMLPPIILDAGYFMPNRMFFDNLGTILLMAVVGTIFNVATIGGSLYACGLCGVFGDETPKLLDVFLFASLISAVDPVAVLAVFEEIHVNEILYIVVFGESLLNDAVTVVMYHMMEVYNEIGLPNIMAQDIASGVGSFFVVALGGTAIGIIWGFLTGLLTRFTDHVRVIEPIFIFVMAYLAYLNAEIFHMSGILAITFCGITMKNYVESNISQKSHTTVKYALKMLSSSAETIIFMFLGVATVNNMHVWNTWFVILTIAFCSIFRVIGVILLSAIANRFRLHKLSRVDQFVMSYGGLRGAVAFALVLLVDENVVKHKNMYVTTTIAVIYFTVFVQGITIKPLVKILNVKRANKRKPSMNERIHERFMDHLMAGIEDIVGKTGNYNVRDKFKRFDNRFIRPLLIRDLKGAEPKIIETYSKLTMRDAMEVMRRNPSTIGQMTGTESMSALFRNYTNNYIGGRWAPPTIYTTCPSLTNLDNSCSHNLDMAELDYNPSKKDLTDAKIHHLLAEELKPYRRASIQMHRRLSYSRHAVDDRDLSTQVNYKMQMNFRRMFNDRKHHKRSKRGASNKEPKENVKQNHVSFHDFQQNGTTKQLSNGTNTNSSSNHSRKKSYRKRHTHNSLNKYRRLDIAEECPQNPNEINVIGPSDDWDDGLTFTAKSSLAEHPIPEEDRNLSRDSDGERRVATPTATESQLPWKRGGDESTDAVQQNEFPAWASNKEYLAYNSPSATFLGGINKPKQPKSVIGLFRRESSSSKAGSLGSGAVDAASASQDLMVVPTINAINPLIQLPSTSMHNPRLDNRSQSISSGTLGAHLVGPDGHTGPFPVTASHRRNVRRGSMLELSGLIATGRRPSRVLLCSPGASNLLENTTTTTATTATTTTTTTATTATNIKPIISTTTTTSTVNNCNSANLITTTATFNSPSNSSTTNYSSPTSESSGATYYSNDTIPEESSYQHGHSKSLCEPVDADDWDAVPLAGTAAASASASAKVMHAGREPLLPRLAATTNTPRAQIRHMNAGAVGGSAVGVGGGRNQVTSALLDYEDTDTDTEEEDEDDDEGEDFDLYDDENIVVTTFTTPATPRPHELGRRHGAAAGAAAGAAPAPPPTTTTTTTIRLTRNNDESII
- the Nhe2 gene encoding sodium/hydrogen exchanger 3 isoform X22 — translated: MSMVSRTEKDYDSATPALQQQMNLARRACWSSCPTRPSSSSSPSSLNAIEIQLPVATACQPAKPMTPNQSVLRLPPAPPRTTTTTTQSPPSKRPRFSPGGSWQRQLLLLLCGICILLTSIEARPNVSASSSSSSSSSSSASSAKPADAVTQLNLPQTTAAPASTAASPALPKAEPLTGDAKIEKDLFDVSLDDETDEAHHHTERYPLSQVDFARVKTPFIIGIWILSASIAKIGFHMTPKLHLIFPESCLLIVVGVAIGVVLYFCTDVAVSPLTPNTFFFYMLPPIILDAGYFMPNRMFFDNLGTILLMAVVGTIFNVATIGGSLYACGLCGVFGDETPKLLDVFLFASLISAVDPVAVLAVFEEIHVNEILYIVVFGESLLNDAVTVVMYHMMEVYNEIGLPNIMAQDIASGVGSFFVVALGGTAIGIIWGFLTGLLTRFTDHVRVIEPIFIFVMAYLAYLNAEIFHMSGILAITFCGITMKNYVESNISQKSHTTVKYALKMLSSSAETIIFMFLGVATVNNMHVWNTWFVILTIAFCSIFRVIGVILLSAIANRFRLHKLSRVDQFVMSYGGLRGAVAFALVLLVDENVVKHKNMYVTTTIAVIYFTVFVQGITIKPLVKILNVKRANKRKPSMNERIHERFMDHLMAGIEDIVGKTGNYNVRDKFKRFDNRFIRPLLIRDLKGAEPKIIETYSKLTMRDAMEVMRRNPSTIGQMTGTESMSALFRNYTNNYIGGRWAPPTIYTTCPSLTNLDNSCSHNLDMAELDYNPSKKDLTDAKIHHLLAEELKPYRRHRRLSYSRHAVDDRDLSTQVNYKMQMNFRRMFNDRKHHKRSKRGASNKEPKENVKQNHVSFHDFQQNGTTKQLSNGTNTNSSSNHSRKKSYRKRHTHNSLNKYRRLDIDYINDMLNETAEECPQNPNEINVIGPSDDWDDGLTFTAKSSLAEHPIPEEDRNLSRDSDGERRVATPTATESQLPWKRGGDESTDAVQQNEFPAWASNKEYLAYNSPSATFLGGINKPKQPKSVIGLFRRESSSSKAGSLGSGAVDAASASQDLMVVPTINAINPLIQLPSTSMHNPRLDNRSQSISSGTLGAHLVGPDGHTGPFPVTASHRRNVRRGSMLELSGDTIPEESSYQHGHSKSLCEPVDADDWDAVPLAGTAAASASASAKVMHAGREPLLPRLAATTNTPRAQIRHMNAGAVGGSAVGVGGGRNQVTSALLDYEDTDTDTEEEDEDDDEGEDFDLYDDENIVVTTFTTPATPRPHELGRRHGAAAGAAAGAAPAPPPTTTTTTTIRLTRNNDESII